The Euphorbia lathyris chromosome 2, ddEupLath1.1, whole genome shotgun sequence genome includes a window with the following:
- the LOC136217351 gene encoding proline-rich receptor-like protein kinase PERK5 has product MVGYCVGAGIRMLVLELVPNNTLDFHLYGGETPSINWENRMKIALGVAKGLVYLHKDCDPTVIHRIIKLSNVLLDFDFEPKIVQVLEGDMSMKLLWQHGKDKHYIRTLLC; this is encoded by the exons ATGGTTGGATACTGCGTTGGTGCAGGTATCAGAATGCTTGTTTTGGAGCTTGTTCCCAACAACACCTTGGACTTTCATTTATATG GAGGGGAAACACCTAGCATCAATTGGGAAAACAGAATGAAAATAGCTTTAGGTGTTGCGAAAGGATTGGTGTATTTACACAAAGATT GTGATCCCACTGTCATTCATAGGATTATTAAGTTGAGCAATGTACTTCTTGATTTTGACTTCGAGCCGAAG ATAGTTCAAGTTCTAGAAGGAGATATGTCGATGAAGCTTTTATGGCAGCACGGAAAAGATAAGCATTACATACGTACTCTATTATGTTAG